Proteins encoded within one genomic window of Triticum aestivum cultivar Chinese Spring chromosome 2D, IWGSC CS RefSeq v2.1, whole genome shotgun sequence:
- the LOC123054752 gene encoding G-type lectin S-receptor-like serine/threonine-protein kinase At4g27290 isoform X2 has translation MWSKNQPHLHSLLLIVVPFLFVSTASAANPESDILDKGRNITDGETLVSPGGSFTLGFFPPGVLGKRYLGIWFSMDEDAICWVANRDHPLTDARGVLVISDTRSLLLIDSSGQVVWSSNTTGTASTTVQLLESGNLVSRDGNASGAITWQSFDHPSNTLLPGMKIGKNLWTGEEWYLTSWRSADDPATGNFRYITDTEGVPQNVMLDGGKRIYRTGPWNGLWFSGVTEMGTYSDMFIYRLTSSPSEITYGYVAKAGTPFSRLVLTDDGLFRRLVWDTSSRAWKIFFQGPRDICDQYGRCGAFGLCNASAPSTSFCSCVRGFSPASPVQWKMRDTSNGCRRNVTLDCGNGISTTDGFVVMQGVKLPDTHNASVDASITLEECRTRCLANCSCLAYAPLDLKGGGTGTGCIIWREDLMDLRHVDGGQSLFLRSAKSELGEAQPPKSFPTGIVIGVTVPLVTIILALVAFWFSPWRRRWNRERILDNPPRVVHNAPRVVDNVAPDSHPPNLALLTTSFPAVGLPAVVQATGNFSEANIIGKGGFSVIYKGELDGYGTVAVKRLKQDSLSEKIKGDYAREIVLMSRFTHANLVKLLCYCQENAECILVYEFMRNRSLNLYIFGEDSSLRSLLNWAQRVKIIRGIAVGLEWLHGEGVIHRDLKPGNILLNDTLEPKIADFGTAKTLIEDPTNQTLVQTAGYVAPEYAGEGTLTDKCDVYSFGVVLLEIVRGKRKKDEPAFLPQVWESWKQCEIGELLDPQVGEPEEAFSVLARCIHIGLHCVQHLPEQRPAMPDVVAMLTNTGTHLPMPSNPTANIGAGPRAQPISDGTPGPSRTL, from the exons ATGTGGTCAAAGAATCAGCCACACCTCCACAGCCTCCTGCTTATCGTCGTTCCATTCCTCTTTGTTTCCACAGCCTCTGCCGCGAATCCTGAATCTGACATCCTTGACAAGGGCCGCAACATCACCGACGGTGAGACCCTTGTCTCACCTGGTGGGTCATTCACCCTTGGTTTCTTCCCTCCTGGGGTGCTAGGCAAGAGATACCTTGGGATTTGGTTCTCCATGGATGAGGACGCCATCTGTTGGGTAGCTAACAGAGACCATCCTCTCACTGACGCTCGCGGGGTGCTGGTGATCAGTGACACGCGAAGCCTTCTCTTGATTGATAGCTCCGGCCAGGTCGTGTGGTCTTCAAACACGACAGGCACTGCCTCAACGACGGTGCAGCTGCTCGAGTCCGGCAACCTAGTCTCGAGAGATGGGAACGCCAGCGGTGCCATCACGTGGCAGTCGTTTGACCACCCGTCAAACACATTGCTGCCCGGCATGAAGATTGGCAAGAACCTATGGACCGGGGAAGAGTGGTACCTCACGTCATGGCGTTCAGCTGACGACCCTGCCACAGGGAATTTTCGCTACATCACTGACACGGAGGGCGTACCACAAAATGTGATGTTGGATGGTGGCAAAAGGATTTACCGCACGGGACCGTGGAACGGCCTATGGTTCAGTGGTGTCACGGAGATGGGCACGTATTCTGACATGTTCATCTACCGATTGACGAGCAGCCCAAGCGAGATAACCTATGGCTATGTCGCCAAGGCTGGAACGCCCTTCTCACGTCTAGTTCTGACCGACGACGGGTTATTCCGACGCCTGGTATGGGACACGAGCAGTCGGGCGTGGAAGATCTTCTTCCAAGGGCCGAGGGACATCTGCGACCAGTATGGCAGGTGTGGGGCATTTGGACTGTGCAACGCCAGTGCACCGTCGACGTCGTTCTGCAGCTGCGTCAGGGGGTTCAGCCCAGCATCTCCCGTGCAGTGGAAGATGAGGGACACCTCCAACGGTTGCCGCCGAAATGTGACATTGGACTGTGGTAATGGAATATCCACCACGGATGGTTTTGTGGTGATGCAGGGAGTGAAGCTTCCTGACACGCACAACGCATCAGTGGATGCTAGCATCACGTTGGAGGAGTGCAGGACGAGGTGCCTGGCCAACTGTTCTTGTCTGGCGTATGCTCCATTGGATCTCAAAGGAGGAGGCACTGGCACAGGCTGCATCATCTGGAGAGAGGACCTCATGGACCTCCGGCATGTAGATGGGGGGCAAAGCCTGTTTCTGAGATCAGCCAAGTCAGAATTAG GTGAAGCGCAGCCGCCCAAGTCGTTTCCTACTGGGATTGTTATTGGTGTAACAGTGCCCCTGGTCACTATAATTCTGGCTCTCGTTGCTTTCTGGTTTTCCCCCTGGAGGAGACGATGGAACAGAGAAAGAATATTAG ACAATCCTCCAAGGGTTGTACACAATGCTCCAAGGGTTGTAGACAATGTCGCTCCTGATAGTCATCCTCCGAATCTTGCGTTACTCACGACATCCTTCCCTGCAGTTGGTCTTCCTGCTGTAGTACAGGCTACAGGAAATTTCTCCGAAGCAAATATCATTGGCAAAGGCGGATTTAGTGTCATCTACAAG GGGGAGCTAGATGGTTATGGAACGGTTGCTGTAAAGAGGCTCAAACAAGATAGTCTTAGCGAGAAAATCAAGGGGGATTATGCAAGGGAAATAGTACTGATGTCAAGGTTCACACATGCCAATCTTGTTAAGCTTCTCTGTTATTGCCAAGAAAATGCTGAGTGCATACTTGTCTACGAGTTCATGAGGAACAGGAGTTTGAATCTCTACATTTTTG GAGAAGATAGCAGCCTCCGCTCCTTGCTGAATTGGGCGCAAAGAGTAAAAATAATTCGTGGGATCGCCGTAGGTCTGGAATGGCTTCATGGCGAGGGAGTCATTCATAGGGATCTAAAACCTGGCAATATACTTCTGAATGACACATTGGAACCTAAGATAGCAGACTTTGGCACTGCTAAGACGTTAATTGAGGACCCGACAAATCAGACGTTGGTGCAGACAGC GGGATATGTGGCTCCAGAATATGCAGGGGAAGGGACCCTGACAGACAAGTGTGATGTATACAGCTTCGGAGTTGTCTTGCTGGAGATAGTCAgaggcaaaagaaaaaaagatgagcCGGCGTTCCTTCCTCAA GTCTGGGAATCGTGGAAGCAATGCGAGATCGGGGAGCTTCTTGATCCGCAAGTGGGTGAACCTGAAGAGGCCTTTTCAGTGCTAGCCAGGTGCATCCATATTGGCCTTCACTGCGTGCAGCATTTGCCAGAGCAGAGGCCTGCCATGCCTGACGTTGTGGCGATGCTAACCAACACCGGCACACACCTCCCCATGCCAAGCAACCCCACGGCCAACATCGGAGCCGGCCCTCGCGCACAACCAATATCGGATGGCACGCCCGGACCGAGCCGGACCTTGTGA
- the LOC123054752 gene encoding G-type lectin S-receptor-like serine/threonine-protein kinase At4g27290 isoform X1: MWSKNQPHLHSLLLIVVPFLFVSTASAANPESDILDKGRNITDGETLVSPGGSFTLGFFPPGVLGKRYLGIWFSMDEDAICWVANRDHPLTDARGVLVISDTRSLLLIDSSGQVVWSSNTTGTASTTVQLLESGNLVSRDGNASGAITWQSFDHPSNTLLPGMKIGKNLWTGEEWYLTSWRSADDPATGNFRYITDTEGVPQNVMLDGGKRIYRTGPWNGLWFSGVTEMGTYSDMFIYRLTSSPSEITYGYVAKAGTPFSRLVLTDDGLFRRLVWDTSSRAWKIFFQGPRDICDQYGRCGAFGLCNASAPSTSFCSCVRGFSPASPVQWKMRDTSNGCRRNVTLDCGNGISTTDGFVVMQGVKLPDTHNASVDASITLEECRTRCLANCSCLAYAPLDLKGGGTGTGCIIWREDLMDLRHVDGGQSLFLRSAKSELGEAQPPKSFPTGIVIGVTVPLVTIILALVAFWFSPWRRRWNRERILVDNPPRVVHNAPRVVDNVAPDSHPPNLALLTTSFPAVGLPAVVQATGNFSEANIIGKGGFSVIYKGELDGYGTVAVKRLKQDSLSEKIKGDYAREIVLMSRFTHANLVKLLCYCQENAECILVYEFMRNRSLNLYIFGEDSSLRSLLNWAQRVKIIRGIAVGLEWLHGEGVIHRDLKPGNILLNDTLEPKIADFGTAKTLIEDPTNQTLVQTAGYVAPEYAGEGTLTDKCDVYSFGVVLLEIVRGKRKKDEPAFLPQVWESWKQCEIGELLDPQVGEPEEAFSVLARCIHIGLHCVQHLPEQRPAMPDVVAMLTNTGTHLPMPSNPTANIGAGPRAQPISDGTPGPSRTL, encoded by the exons ATGTGGTCAAAGAATCAGCCACACCTCCACAGCCTCCTGCTTATCGTCGTTCCATTCCTCTTTGTTTCCACAGCCTCTGCCGCGAATCCTGAATCTGACATCCTTGACAAGGGCCGCAACATCACCGACGGTGAGACCCTTGTCTCACCTGGTGGGTCATTCACCCTTGGTTTCTTCCCTCCTGGGGTGCTAGGCAAGAGATACCTTGGGATTTGGTTCTCCATGGATGAGGACGCCATCTGTTGGGTAGCTAACAGAGACCATCCTCTCACTGACGCTCGCGGGGTGCTGGTGATCAGTGACACGCGAAGCCTTCTCTTGATTGATAGCTCCGGCCAGGTCGTGTGGTCTTCAAACACGACAGGCACTGCCTCAACGACGGTGCAGCTGCTCGAGTCCGGCAACCTAGTCTCGAGAGATGGGAACGCCAGCGGTGCCATCACGTGGCAGTCGTTTGACCACCCGTCAAACACATTGCTGCCCGGCATGAAGATTGGCAAGAACCTATGGACCGGGGAAGAGTGGTACCTCACGTCATGGCGTTCAGCTGACGACCCTGCCACAGGGAATTTTCGCTACATCACTGACACGGAGGGCGTACCACAAAATGTGATGTTGGATGGTGGCAAAAGGATTTACCGCACGGGACCGTGGAACGGCCTATGGTTCAGTGGTGTCACGGAGATGGGCACGTATTCTGACATGTTCATCTACCGATTGACGAGCAGCCCAAGCGAGATAACCTATGGCTATGTCGCCAAGGCTGGAACGCCCTTCTCACGTCTAGTTCTGACCGACGACGGGTTATTCCGACGCCTGGTATGGGACACGAGCAGTCGGGCGTGGAAGATCTTCTTCCAAGGGCCGAGGGACATCTGCGACCAGTATGGCAGGTGTGGGGCATTTGGACTGTGCAACGCCAGTGCACCGTCGACGTCGTTCTGCAGCTGCGTCAGGGGGTTCAGCCCAGCATCTCCCGTGCAGTGGAAGATGAGGGACACCTCCAACGGTTGCCGCCGAAATGTGACATTGGACTGTGGTAATGGAATATCCACCACGGATGGTTTTGTGGTGATGCAGGGAGTGAAGCTTCCTGACACGCACAACGCATCAGTGGATGCTAGCATCACGTTGGAGGAGTGCAGGACGAGGTGCCTGGCCAACTGTTCTTGTCTGGCGTATGCTCCATTGGATCTCAAAGGAGGAGGCACTGGCACAGGCTGCATCATCTGGAGAGAGGACCTCATGGACCTCCGGCATGTAGATGGGGGGCAAAGCCTGTTTCTGAGATCAGCCAAGTCAGAATTAG GTGAAGCGCAGCCGCCCAAGTCGTTTCCTACTGGGATTGTTATTGGTGTAACAGTGCCCCTGGTCACTATAATTCTGGCTCTCGTTGCTTTCTGGTTTTCCCCCTGGAGGAGACGATGGAACAGAGAAAGAATATTAG TAGACAATCCTCCAAGGGTTGTACACAATGCTCCAAGGGTTGTAGACAATGTCGCTCCTGATAGTCATCCTCCGAATCTTGCGTTACTCACGACATCCTTCCCTGCAGTTGGTCTTCCTGCTGTAGTACAGGCTACAGGAAATTTCTCCGAAGCAAATATCATTGGCAAAGGCGGATTTAGTGTCATCTACAAG GGGGAGCTAGATGGTTATGGAACGGTTGCTGTAAAGAGGCTCAAACAAGATAGTCTTAGCGAGAAAATCAAGGGGGATTATGCAAGGGAAATAGTACTGATGTCAAGGTTCACACATGCCAATCTTGTTAAGCTTCTCTGTTATTGCCAAGAAAATGCTGAGTGCATACTTGTCTACGAGTTCATGAGGAACAGGAGTTTGAATCTCTACATTTTTG GAGAAGATAGCAGCCTCCGCTCCTTGCTGAATTGGGCGCAAAGAGTAAAAATAATTCGTGGGATCGCCGTAGGTCTGGAATGGCTTCATGGCGAGGGAGTCATTCATAGGGATCTAAAACCTGGCAATATACTTCTGAATGACACATTGGAACCTAAGATAGCAGACTTTGGCACTGCTAAGACGTTAATTGAGGACCCGACAAATCAGACGTTGGTGCAGACAGC GGGATATGTGGCTCCAGAATATGCAGGGGAAGGGACCCTGACAGACAAGTGTGATGTATACAGCTTCGGAGTTGTCTTGCTGGAGATAGTCAgaggcaaaagaaaaaaagatgagcCGGCGTTCCTTCCTCAA GTCTGGGAATCGTGGAAGCAATGCGAGATCGGGGAGCTTCTTGATCCGCAAGTGGGTGAACCTGAAGAGGCCTTTTCAGTGCTAGCCAGGTGCATCCATATTGGCCTTCACTGCGTGCAGCATTTGCCAGAGCAGAGGCCTGCCATGCCTGACGTTGTGGCGATGCTAACCAACACCGGCACACACCTCCCCATGCCAAGCAACCCCACGGCCAACATCGGAGCCGGCCCTCGCGCACAACCAATATCGGATGGCACGCCCGGACCGAGCCGGACCTTGTGA